In Blautia wexlerae DSM 19850, a single window of DNA contains:
- the pflA gene encoding pyruvate formate-lyase-activating protein, whose amino-acid sequence MDDDIMDNKQIKGYVHSLESFGSVDGPGVRYVIFLSGCAMRCQFCHNPDTWKMKQGELYTADELLKKALRYKGYWGSKGGITVSGGEPLLQMDFLTEFFKKAKAEGVHTNLDTSGNPFTDQEPWHSGWLELMKYTDLVMLDIKQIDEQEHIKLTGHSNKNILAMARELSDMKKPVWIRHVLVPGGSDKDEYLHRLADFIHTLSNVERVEVLPYHTLGKFKWENLGLSYPLEGVNPPTQERIDNARKILGAI is encoded by the coding sequence ATGGATGATGATATAATGGATAATAAACAGATAAAAGGCTATGTTCATTCTTTAGAAAGCTTCGGGTCCGTTGACGGACCCGGAGTAAGATATGTGATTTTTTTAAGCGGCTGTGCCATGAGATGTCAGTTCTGTCATAATCCGGATACCTGGAAGATGAAGCAGGGAGAGCTTTATACGGCAGATGAGCTTCTTAAGAAAGCTTTACGTTATAAGGGCTACTGGGGCAGCAAAGGCGGTATCACTGTAAGCGGTGGTGAGCCATTGCTTCAGATGGATTTTCTTACAGAATTTTTTAAGAAGGCAAAGGCAGAGGGTGTGCATACGAATCTTGATACCAGTGGAAATCCCTTCACTGATCAGGAACCATGGCATTCCGGATGGCTGGAGCTTATGAAGTATACAGATCTTGTAATGCTTGATATCAAGCAGATTGACGAGCAGGAGCATATTAAGCTTACCGGTCATTCCAATAAGAATATTCTTGCGATGGCGCGGGAACTTTCTGATATGAAAAAACCTGTATGGATCCGTCATGTGCTTGTGCCGGGCGGAAGTGATAAGGATGAATATCTGCACCGGTTAGCTGATTTTATCCATACTCTTTCCAATGTGGAGAGAGTGGAGGTGCTCCCTTATCATACGCTTGGTAAGTTTAAATGGGAGAATCTGGGGCTTTCTTATCCACTGGAGGGGGTTAATCCTCCGACGCAGGAAAGGATTGATAATGCCCGGAAGATTCTTGGAGCTATCTGA